ctcaatttttcattgtttaattACATACATTTCCAGTCAGTTTCCCTTTGTTTGCGTTTATTACATATTAAAAAGGAAAGCTGCACGTCACTTCTGTGATCCCTCGGATTTACCCCAAATTTAtatcaggttaatgtgtgtgtgtgtgtgtgtgtgtgtgtgcttgtatgtgtgtgtatgtgtgcgtatgtgtatgtcacacatacacacacacacacacacacgctacaACAGTTTCTGACCACACGAGAATTAAGGGCTTCTTGGGCGAACACTGTACTTGTATTATTTTTCTATCGGCCTATTTTTCATCGGCCTAGCAATCTTGAGACCTCGGGGtggaatcccgatggaatctctttttctttactCAATTTTTCACtgacaaatattttcatttctggtCAGCTTTCCTTTGACTGCATTTGTTATATATCTTTCTCTGTTCTTTTCACACTAAGTCGATTTATTCCATCCTTACTCTTTCCTACCCCCTTTTTTTAACGGCGTATATCTCGTTCCAACATGACGATGCAGAATTATACGGTAATCAAGATGTACAAAATGGCCGAggaatttttcatttctctgGGGCTTGATCCGCTACCCGATTCTTTCTGGAACGACTCCATGTTGGTCCGCCCATTGGACGGGCGGAACGTCAACTGCCACGGCTCCGCTTGGGATTTTAAGAATCAGCGGGACTTTAGGTAAGTTTGGCACAGCTAAGGAATGTGACAAACAAACTCTGGGAAATTGACATCCGCACTTCCCCTTTACCTGTGCATTGATTACTTGTAGaacattatttatttatctatttatttatttatttattcattcattcattcatccattcattcattttgttcattcttttttattttcacagggtagccctttcagttacAGAACTGATTTTCAAAAGGCCCTTGCAAAAGAACAACACAAAATGTTATGCATACAAAGTAATGAACAAAAATAcagtaaaaatgataatgatatatgatTACAAACtgaatacaaaaataagatTATAATAGAAATTGATTCTAGGTAAAACGTAAAGTTCTCATAAGGGAGTTCTCTATCTTCCACCATTCAGAACTTTCTTGTATGATTCATCAAAatacataatgattattatacCTTGCGTGAGAAAGTGTTTGTTCTCACACTAGACGAGGGTTTGCAATATCTGTTTCCGGTATTTGTTTGCTATTCATTTGTACTATTTACGAATATGATTCTGGCTGTCTGGATCTTTGTATCAGGCACCATGTTATTCATTCGACCTCCTGTTTCTACAGTACTTTCCGAAGTCAAATCGCCTGTCATGAAAATCATTCTTTCATGTCAGCACACAAGACAGTGTTTTGGTGATTGTTCATTTTCTGCATTTTATCCGAAATTTCGGAATCTTCTCCAAACGAATTCATTCCATCCAAATGCACTCATGACTAACCATTTGGAGAAGTTTCTTAGAAATCATTAATTTCACTGATATCACCTGAAAAATTTTCACTACTCGTGCCTAGTCTACTTTCTATTAATTGTAATTTGTCACTTATGTTATGTTAGTACAATTATGATCAGTGTGTTACAATGCTTTGTAAAAGGGAATGTACAGGTGCTTCGTAAACTCTAATGTTATGTTACACATTACCGTattgtgtggtgtgtgtggcTGTGCGTGCACAATGCATGGCCGATGGTAATGAACTGCCACGCACATAGAGTATCACTATCGATGTGagactgtaaaacacaatacatCTCACTCTTGTGCTTACGGTGAAATTACTTGCATTTCACACTATGATGAGAATGATCAAGCCGCTTTCCTATTCGGTGTTCTTCTGtctacttgtttgtttgtctttttatttgcCCAAATTAGAATCAAAATGTGCACGACGGTAAACATGAATGACTTCATAACGGTTCATCATGAGATGGGACACACCCAATATCATATGATGTATAAGGATGTTCCCTTGAGATACAGAGGCGGGGCTAACCCTGCCTTCCACGAAGCCCTCGGGGACGTGGTAGCACTCTCCGTCTCTACGCCCAAACATCTTCACAAAGTTGGACTTCTAGAAAACCTTGAAGTTGACCGCGGTGAGTTACCGCTTGCAAACAGATGTTTGTCTTCAGCTGCGAAAGTATCCTTAAAAGTTACCAAGTTTGGTTGATTATGTCCATCAAATATCTTTTTCTAcgtcatctttttcttttccttcttcttcttctcctcctcctcctcctccttcttcttcttctttatcacccgctatcatcgtcatcatcgtcgtcatcatctttgtcatcCGTTAGCATCTTGAGGTTATGTGAAAGCTGCTGATGTTTCTGATTGAATATTTATCATCTGTATCTGACATTTATACTGTAATGTGGTTTTCTAGTTTGAttcaacaaacaaacgaatctGCTTCATCGTTTGTTCATGGTCACCCTTCTCCAAAAGAGGCCGATCTCAACTTCTTGATGGGAGTCGCCTTGTACAAGATCGCATTCCTCCCTTCGGGCATTTTGTTTGACCAATGGCGATGGAGCGTCTTCAACGGATCCACCCCCGAGTCGCGATACAACTCAGACTGGTGGAAATTAAGGCAAGGCAACTGAATTGCTTTTATACCACACATCTTCCGTTTAGTGTGTTATTGATAGTGGACAATGCCATAAAAAGGGTTGTTTTAGTGTTGAAACGTAATAACAACAAGCAATATAATATGACTTTGTGTGTACATATTTCTAATGCTATAAGTGACACGGAAGTACCAGAGGTTAATTCACGAATTTCATGATACACTCCTgcattcctttttgtttttatgacatATCATCAGCCGACAACATTCGAAATCAGTGGCTAGCAAAATACCAGATGAGAAGTGCGAAATGACACAAGGGTTTCCTGCAATTACTTACCATGCTGCAGATCTCAAAAGTCTACATGAAGATTGGCATATAGTCTCCATCTTTGCCCAGGATGGCTTACTAGAATAATGatgattttcaaaatatatacCCTTGGGGTAGTCactatttgttttctttcgtttttccCTTCAGGCTGCGGTACCAGGGTATCATACCACCGGTGAAGCGAACTGAAGATGACTTCGACCCCGCTGCAAAATTTCACATATAGTTGCAAATGTTCCTTACATAAGGTGATGTTTGTAAATATGTGACATTCCAAAAACTCTGCACTTCTCATGGCTAAAGGCtcaattctttttatttatagTTTTAAATACTTGATTGTTTTCCCCTTATTCAGTCACTATCCATTTAGTATTTGCTATTGTTGTTCTGTATTGTTTTTCTTCCCAGGAGAATTCGATAAGTCTAATGTACTTGTCGACACGGAACATTTAATATTGACAAAATATTAGTGATAATCTGGACATTGACTAGGCTCCGGTTAAAAGTGGTCTTGTGGTCTTTGTAAAACTTGTTTCGAGCCTAGATGTATTCCTTCTGCCAGTGttgtgaaaaaagaagaatgtatCTCAATGATcatatgaaaacacatgtatacaAGAAAAAATAGAACGTACATGTATTCCTACAGGTAGGAATCGTCATAGATATCCATGCTCAGGACCATTAATGTTGCTCTCGTCATACGACCATACTAGTATCTCTTTCCTTTGCTATTGCATTTCGACTGGTTCACTGtgggttgtgtttttttttttcataggggGATGGaggggagtttttttttttcttcccaagAACGCAAAACTAGTGGTTAATGACCAGAATATATATTAGGTGGAAGAAGGTTtaacggtgcaccacgtattaTTTCCAGGGTATGTGTTTGGCCCTGTAAAGGGCCTGCCCATCAGTcctgggtaggcccttttcagggccaaatATATACCCTAGAAAGGatacgtggtgcaccgttaagccttctaccacccaacgtTCTACCGCCACGTAAGCCTTTAAAGATTtcacaatatcacttttctacCGGTTCACTGGAGGCGTTATTCTTTTTCTTcgagaaaacaaaattacagtTAATGacattaatatatatacatgtattatgattcTTCAACATCTACCCCTGATAGGTATTTTCTCAGCTTCATCATGCAGTTCCAATTCCATGGCGCCTTGTGCAAGGCAGCCAACCACACTGGCCCTCTCTACACCTGTGACATCCATGGGTCCAAAGAAGCGGGTACCTTGCTGTCGTGAGTTCCATTATCGTTGGAGTCAAAATCAACATCTTTAGCCTTTTCATACCAGAAGGTATTGAGACCTTCTATGTTTTTGGACTAGTGTGGCTTTGCCATTATCATGGTACATATGCCATTGAATATTAATCGCAGTGAATGTTAAATAATGAGTTATTCTTTCGAATTTTCGAATCACACGCAAGCAATCATGATTcattcatgtgtttttttttttttttactttttttttcagttagaaAGATCCCAGTGTATCCGTAAAGCGTTCGTCTGGGTGCATGTGGGTGCACGatggtcccgttttcctttgttGGGGGCACGCATTGAGTCTTGGAGCGCAAGAAGGGATTCACGTGTAGAACTTTTAAAAATGAATTCACTGAGGATATCCTGGTTCTACCTGATAGTGTCGAGATGTAGAAGAAGCCACAATGTTAAGAGGCAATTTTGCAGCAGAAATCATCGCCCTGTCATTATCAAGGTGGCAACGCAtggtgaaaaataagaatttaaaTATGAGATATAcatctatttttatttcattctgctATGGGAATACGATTAATAAAAATACACACCTGGAAATATTGCGATGTATTATGTGTTTCGATGAATATTGTACGTATGCTATAGAGGAATGAATGATAATGTGGAGGGAGAGAATAAAAGTATACACaacaaataattcaaatttaaaaGATAGTTTATTCTATACCTTATAAAACACTATGTCGTAGAATCCATAGTACAACTTGTAATAACATAAAGTACTAAACCAACATCCGATTTATATGATTATTACTGTGGTTCTCTCGTATTGAACGATTTCAGTGAAATGATGCAGAAAGGTTCTAGCGAGCCATGGCCTGATGTGATGGAAGCCATGACGGGTGATAGGACTTTGAGTGCCGAGTATTTGGTGGAATACTTCCGGCCACTCATTGATTACCTCGAGGAGGAGAACCGGAAGAACGGAGACATTCTGGGATGGCCAGAGATGTACACCCCTCAAGGTATCATACCATTCATTGTTGTTCTATATTTGTTGGTATGCCATTGGTCCTAAGCTGTATCCGCACTCCTCGCCATTCTCATCCCACTCGATTTCTACTGCTACCTGCGCTTAATAGcaagcttgcttttaagtaAGATTTCGCGTTTGTTTCCCCACTCGGTAACTGCTCGGTGAATGAAAACTGGATTGTCTTTGATTGCATTATATTATTTTAAGGCCATTACCCTCATCAAGTATTTGCTTATGATAATGTTCTCCATTTCTATTACACTTAGATTTGCTTCATTTGTCTTTTGAACAACATGTACGTGAAATCTCATATTTCTGGTTCAATTCGTAAATGATGCCTGCTCATTTTCTGTACTATTAAAAAAAGCAGTGCTGTGCATTTATAGCatctattattatcataaacatCGACCTGTTTCCCTGTATATTCACGGTTCAAATATCATTCAACAACTTTGTTCAATTGGTTTTCTGTTGTActtttgtatgaaaaaaaaaagaactcagaaataaaagatcaaataaaatgaagtcaAACCCTATTTGTCTAACATTTTCACTagatttcaaattttcactaaATTGACCGTCATGTTAGTAATATACTATTGCACATCCAAGTTGAATTATGGTCATTCTGTGCATCAGtgtattttattatattttgtgcatttgtttttcattgagaaaatgaaaataaattgaaatttactttaaaatttGGATAGATAAAACGTAAGTTACAGCTTACGTTGACAGGCAGCTGGAAAGGGGACTCAATTAGACACGGATTCTATATAATTCTCAATATCGGTTCAAACTAGAAATACACAGTACACTTCCTAGGATTTAGCATATACAGtgattattatcaatatcatcacctATGACTTCCTCTGCTATAAGTATAGTTTCCTCTGCaaatttgtttggtttggtttgggatgtcttttctcttctcttctcttctcttttcttttctttttccctttctttcattctattCCACTCGAAACAAATGCGGCCAGCGTATGTATTGTATTTGTCGatgttatcactatcattacttTTTAAAGAGGTCCTTCTTCAGTTGGCGAATCTACCTATTCTCATAGTAGCCTGCCACTGTATTTGAttgaatcatttctttattcaagtaAATGTTTATATATGACCAGGTCAATTATCCCTTTAGATAATTGCAggtatacatcgaaaattacAACTCACAatttaaagaacatacaatacaaatgACATCCGTGACATTAATGCGCCGttataaataataatatttaaCACTATCAATCATTATAACAATTATATCAATTCTATAAACCAAAATATTTATTGTGGACATTATATAAAAACTTTATACTCCGGACGGACCAATAATCGGCCGATGTTCTATATTTTTTCACTGATTTTGttttacacaaaatcaaaaactTCATTAAATTTCCCACTGAGAAAATATCCGTGGTCCTAAAAACTGATATGGGCTTTCTTTTCAGTGCAATTTACTTCTATATTACATGTACCAATATAGGATTTTACACTGATACACTAAAAATTTAAAAGACTTCAACATTTTGCAGGCTTTAGGGAAAGACCCATGGACTTGCAGTGGGAGTTGAGCTCTCATATGATTTGTTTATGATGAAGTTTAATCTTCTGCATAAGGGGTATTTATGACCTTGTGTCCGTTAAGGTCATAGCCATACTTGGATTTAATAGAAGTCAAATATTCCAGGAGAGGGTTAAAACAAGCAAGAAATATAACCGGTTTTcgaatgtgaaaattttgtgattCCCACAAAGGGCCTGAAACATATCTCTGATGCCTGCTGTACACGATGTGACCACGAAACTTTCgtatttttgtatttcctttgtttCATGTTCGTCGAAATACAGAGCCAAAGGGACTTAGTGGCAGAGGGGCAATTATGCGGCCAGGATCGGCAATACTGCTTGCATTCATTTGCGCTGTTATCTACAACGGAGTGATTTAACATTATGGCGTATCACAGGACCAGTTCGATGGGGCGAAGATGCCAGACGAAAGTAAAAAAATGCTCTCAAACTCTCACAGACTGACGTCATATCAACTACGCAGATCAAAGACAAATGCAACCCACATGTGAATTGAGGGAATGCGGCACtattgtagaacacatcagcgaagtttgggggaaatcggacaatccgtccaaaagttatgaaattttgaatctTCTTGCAGCCATCACTGGATTATAAGATTACAACactttatgacgtcacaaatgGATTACGACTCgacattataaagaaaatatgagaaaaaatccaacatctttccatttttatagcataatgaaagagcacttgacttacttCTTATAGAAAGCAAGTATAATCATAtgacccttaacatatgtcagcaaCAAGTCGAGGAAACGTgtaacttttcatgaaaattgacatttctCTCAGTTCTTTCAATTCTCTCATTATTTTCTTATCAACTATAGTAAACATACAAATGGAGATTATAAGCCTCTCTGGGACGCCCCGCCAAGTTTCGtaagcttgatttttttttctttccccttgTTTAAAGTAATAGTTAGTAAGAAAGCGTGGAAGGTGAACCTGCGATACAGTACTCAGGCGAGCGCTACACCTCTCATGGTCTCTGGTTTGTTTACGCAACTCTTTAACATGTATAAAATGTGATTGGTTTTGCCTTGTTTATAATGCAtgcgtgtttgtgtgagtgtgtgcgtttGAATGTACGTAGGTGTTTTGTGTAGGAGGTGATAACCAACCAAATAATTGTAAGGATTAGAAATACATTGCATGTATGATGATATACATATGACACACAACATTGCATATTACTTTGACTATTAACGTTATGACGTAATCAAATTTAAGTTGAATCCTTTATTGTAATTATGCTCTCTGCTGCATAATGTTTTCTTCTGTCATTAACAAAGCCGCGTTTTCAGATTGTGTCCGTgaatgatgacaaaaaaaaatattaaaagaaaaatagattcAGAGTACCCTAAagcagcatgaaaaaaaaatcaaacgatCTTGGTAAGCAGAGAGATTGTAGCGCGATGCTGaagcaaacatgaaatgttagGGAGCATTTATAATGTAGAAAATGTAGCAATTGTagcaaatgtatttttctttttatcgctgttaaagaaaataaagatatatttcTTCGTTACGAATTTTGCTTATGTAATTCCCGTTGCATCAGTGTCTGAAGTTCGGTAACACTTGATAATAAAAAGGAATGTCTgaaatacactcagcaaaaaaaaaaaaaaaaaaaaaaaaaaaaaaagaagaagaagaagaaaggaaacaccttttcaaaatcatatttcatatagaTATTGGGTTAAAAGTTAACGTATTATATACCATAAAttatgaaaggtaatttaacTGGCTATCAAGCtaaaagtttccctttttattgacctaccaggCCCATAGCCATTTAAATTACTttcaatatggtatataatacattaattttagccaaatattctatgagaaatataaacttaaagtgtttactttatttttttgctgagtgtatatatatatatatatatatatatatatattattttgaagGAGTCAAAACACATCAGCACACCAACACATCACAATCATGCCCATTTTGAAGTCCGCTACTGCCCTTGACAAGTGTACTAGGTTTAAAGATGACAGCAGCATTACGAAAGTAGAAGCTCAACAAAGGCTCTAGGACGATGTTGGTCTATAAAGAGAGGGATGCAATGACTGATATACAGTTAAGCACTCTGATGAGGCAACGTTACTGTGATACTACGGGTCAAAACGGTAGACGAAACTTGAAATGGGGCAACATTAGGTGCATTTGCCTCCGTTTCAGGGTTAACCCTAACCCGCTCCCCCGTCGTCTGTGATTTTatctttacatttcatttttcctgcTCACATCCAGCTGCAAAAATCATGAGTGGTTCAAGGTTGGCTCGGTGATCGTCGTGCTTTTATAGTTCTTTTTCATTTGGAAAGCTTCGAGAAATCGCTATCTTTTCGGACATGATATCACCGTGgcacttatttatttttttttattgtcttctttataaAAGCAGGGTAGTCCCATTCAAGCCGCAAGACCTGCTTTCCAAGGGAGCCCTGCTGTAACAAATCACATTTATgatacaataaaatatatacataacaaTCATATGCAAACATAAACAATAatacatttcataaaagtgGAGATCCTCTGTAGATAGAtgaagcgagagagagagagagagagagaaagagagggagagagagagaaagaaaggtgaCAGAAAGGATTGTGTACAACTTTCAAAGAAACGAGAAATTAGCTACTGCTGGTAACCACCTGGATGTTGCGGACTTTGCGTTTAAATAGGGGCAGTGAGGTGGAGGATTTGATAAACACAGGTAGTGAGTTAAATAGCTTCGTTGCTGTGTTTGAAAAAGACTGTTTTTTATACTCGGTCTTGGGTTTAGCTAGATACAGTTGGTGCATGGAGACTGATCTTGTAGAGTATGGATTAGCTCGTTGTGGTAAAACTCGTCTTAGATATTCAGGAGCAAGGCCATTCAGAattttgtacataaatacattataattatattccaGTCTATGTTTAACGGATTGTAATTTCAATGAATCTAACATAATTTGAACAGGGGTATGATAAGGTGCATTTAAAACTAAACGACAATATTTGTTTTGACACCTCTGTAGCCTCATTAAGTTTTTCTTCGACAGTGAGCCCCACACGGttgaacaataatcaatataaGGAAGTATCAAagtgaaatataaatgaagGAGTACTGGTTTCGTCAGGCAGTGCTTAATCCTTCGCATACATGTAAGAgagttcataattttcttaacGATATCATTGATCTGAAAAGACCAATCTAGATTCTGATTTACAATAACATCTAGATACTTAAATTTGGTTACATTTTCTAACAATTTGTCTTCCATTCTAATTTGTAATTTAACTGGATTTTTCTTCCTTCTACCAGAAATTAACATAACTTTGGTTTTATCGGTATTAACAACTAATCCATTCTCATTCAACCATTTACATAAAACATTAATATCATTCTGTAACTGTGTTTGAACAGCCTGTACTCCATGTCCTGAAGAAAAAACGGTTGTGTCGTCTGCGTACAGTGAAATGTTCGTACTTATATGAAAAGGTAAATTGCTTATGTCATTAATGTACATACAGAATAAAAGCGGGCCCAGTATTGAGCCCTGTGGTACACCGGAAGATACTGGAAGAAAATCACTTCTTACACCTTTGTATGACACCAATTGCTTTCTTCCCAATAAATATGATTCAAACCATGATAATTCAATACCGTCAATACCAAAAAAACTCAGTTTCTTAATAAGAAGATCATGGGGAATGATATCAAACGCTTTCCTCAGGTCTAAGAAGACAGCACCAGTAATGTACATACAGAATAAAAGCGGGCCCAGTATTGAGCCCTGTGGTACACCGGAAGATACTGGAAGAAAATCACTTCTTACACCTTTGTATGACACCAATTGCTTTCTTCCCAATAAATATGATTCAAACCATGATAATTCAATACCGTCAATACCAAAAAAACTCAGTTTCTTAATAAGAAGATCATGGGGAATGATATCAAACGCTTTCCTCAGGTCTAAGAAGACAGCACCAGTAAATCGACCTTTGTCAAGGTTATCGTAtaacatttcacaaatttccattAAACACGTTGAGGTGGAGTGTTTACTCCTGAAACCAGACTGCCGATCACTCAACAATTCTTCTTTATGTAGGTATCCCATCAGTTGAGAATGAACTGCTCTTTCTAACACTTTAGAAACAATTGACAAAAGGGAGATAGGACGAAAGTTATTTAGTTCATGACTTGCTTTTGCTTTGGGAACAGGGACTACTTTAGCCATTTTAAAATCATCAGGGATACGCCCAGATTGTAGTGATTGATTAAGAATGTACACAATAGGAATGGCCACTAATTCAGCACTAAACTTCAGTAGTCGAGGGTGGAGGTCGTCAAGCCCTGCAGATTTCGAACAATCTAGGTTAGctaattctttttttcacaaattcaaAGGTGATCTTATCAAATACAAAGCATGACTGTGCTTTATTAAGTCGTTTATTAGCATCCATGCTATTGTGGTTGTGTCTCACTTCACCGGAGTCTTCTTTTCCATGAATTAACTCAGCGACTTTACTAAACATATTATTGAACTCCGTTGCTATTTTTAAAGGATCAGATACAATTTTCCCATCGATGACAACATGTGAAGATGCGTTACATTTACTATCAGGCAAAAGCCCTTTTACTATATTCCAAGTTGTTTTCATATCATTACTTTCCTCGATCCTATTGCGGAAATAAGCCCTTTTCAACTTCTTATTCAAAATATTAGCTTTGTTTCTCAATAAAATATATTTCTCCCACTAAACAATTTTACTTTCATCACAAATATTCTCATGTTTCATTAAACGTCAATATGATAAGTCATATTGACGTTTATAATAATCCCTATTCCTTGCTACTTCTTTATAAGTTGAATTTATCCATGGGGAACCTTTAAGTTTCTTACGCACTGATACATAAGGTGCATGTTTGTCAGACAATTTCAGAAAAACATCTCTAAACTTCTGCCACATGATGTTGACATCAGTAACATTTGAAAACAATTCATTCCAATCAATACAACCTAAGTCATCGAGGAATGCAGTTTCACTAAACGATTGAAAAGATCGAAAACGAGAAACTTGAGGCAACATATTtgaagtttttacttttgttacaatatatacTAAAGAGTGGTCACCTGAACGCAATTCCCCGAAAGctattgaaacaaaaatcacatcaaTTAGAGTCTTACTAAAGGGGGTCACACGTGTTGGCCTCTCAATGAGCTTTTTTAATCCCAGTGATTCACCTATTTCAGTTAACCTGCCGGACAAGGAATTTTCTGTAAGAATGTTACAATTCAAATCACCTAACAATATTATCCTATCGGACACAGAAAATGCTTGCTCTAGATTTTCCTCGAGCTC
The DNA window shown above is from Diadema setosum chromosome 14, eeDiaSeto1, whole genome shotgun sequence and carries:
- the LOC140237948 gene encoding LOW QUALITY PROTEIN: angiotensin-converting enzyme-like (The sequence of the model RefSeq protein was modified relative to this genomic sequence to represent the inferred CDS: deleted 2 bases in 1 codon) gives rise to the protein MAKRVQHLAMLRAYGKYRYFEEVEAQLRTSNFSTEMRLRALVFNDTEFSKRTKKLLSSLTYKGGSALNNDEEYKEYLELLAAMKERYSSGKPCKKGGTCYPLDPDLNTLMARSRDYDELFWAWDAWRDEVGAPARADFMKYVQIKNKIARANGFVDSGEAWRGRYEVESIPSLAEMVDDLYHQLEPLFLNLHAYVRRKLYNLYGPRYINLRGPIPAHILGHMWSQTWSYLSDICEPFPNKTRVDFEELTKTMVKQNYTVIKMYKMAEEFFISLGLDPLPDSFWNDSMLVRPLDGRNVNCHGSAWDFKNQRDFRIKMCTTVNMNDFITVHHEMGHTQYHMMYKDVPLRYRGGANPAFHEALGDVVALSVSTPKHLHKVGLLENLEVDREADLNFLMGVALYKIAFLPSGILFDQWRWSVFNGSTPESRYNSDWWKLRLRYQGIIPPVKRTEDDFDPAAKFHIVANVPYIRYFLSFIMQFQFHGALCKAANHTGPLYTCDIHGSKEAGTLLSEMMQKGSSEPWPDVMEAMTGDRTLSAEYLVEYFRPLIDYLEEENRKNGDILGWPEMYTPQAAKIMSGSRLAR